The segment tttattaaattaatttaccaataatttatatatatatattagaatgcTTATCTAAGTGCATATAATTATGATTAACATTGTGATTAAGGaaagtaataaaattaaaaataatacttgGAAATACGAGGTCATCTCTTTCTaaatatttgagattttttaaaaaatcttatttaaagtCTGTGTTATGAATTTCggataattaaattaaatatatatatatattggaaaTTTGAGAATTGAAAAGGCGGAGGATCTAAATATAATCGTGtttcaaaaatctaaaaaaaaatcattttaaaaaatagggttaATTTAgtagtttgattttttttaaaacgacaaaattctttttttgttggctaaattaattttaaaaaaaaaactaaaattttaaagttggaataatatttttaattcttttttaatatatatatatatataataatttttttaaaaagattaccaatattttatttaaaaaatatcggtaattatgtttaaactttaaaaagtttaattagtactctctaaaaaatatttataaaattttaaaagtagtataaatattatttcgaaattagtattttagaaatgtatttgagtatttttttaattttttttaaaaaaatttaaagatgtttttaaagttttttaaggGTTAAAAATATcccaaacaaaatattaaatttcatttaaaattaacaaaaattatatattttttttaataaaaaaatttaaagatatttttttaaatactattaaatatgaatatttttaaggagtcaaaagtatttttaaaacaaaatattaaccgtTTCAtctaaaatgatatatatatatatatatatatatatcgtaCTTTCAATAGTAAATTTGAACCGGTAACACGAAGATTTTCAGTCATCTGCTCTACCAATTGAGATACCGACTATTTCCGACACATTGTCCTTATATCGGCCATTTTATTTCCTACACATTATCTTTATtgtcaataatatatatatatatattttaatgttttaagagattaaggatatttttttataatttgagatttttgaaaatttgaaagttatttttattaattcaaacatatatttttttttcaagtatatTAGGGTTGGGGGacgatgatttttcaatatGTGACTAACCCAAGGCCCATGGGCCTTGGTCAACTGAATCCCAATTTGGGCCAAGGCCCAGGTGGGCTTTGGATCTAGTCTCTGTTCTAGTTTCAGAGATACAAATTATTCTAGtaaacttataaataaataaaaaaaaaaagttcataatTCAGCAATTCCAGAACGAATAAACCGGAAGCATATTGGAATAAAACAACCCAAAGTTCTGTTCAACCCCCGCCGTCTTCAAATTCTCATTGAACATCTCGAACAAAACGCCGTCGTATTTCACATTCGGCCTCCTCGGCGTTCCAGCGCCGCTCCTCACATGTTCCACGAAGTTCCTGTTATACGTCGCCGCATTTTCAACGCTCGTTAACGGATCGTTCCCTTTGCTCGGCCATCCAGTCTCCGAGATGTCGATTCGCACTCCCTCCGCGCCGATCTTTTCCAGCGCCGAGTAGAAAGAATCCACCATCGCGTCGAACAGATTGAAGTACTGTAAGTTTCCGTCCACCACCACCGGCGTGGTGGATGTGAAGAGAGCGTAATCGAGCGAGATTTGTTGTGGGTTTGATGCGTATGCGAAATATGGGTACACGTTCAACAGTAATGGTGCGCCGGATGTCCCCAAAACTTGAGTGATGTCTTTTAGAGGTCCGATGGCGGTGGCAGAGAATGCTCCGGCCGAAGGTGGGTATGAGACTTCCAGTGGTGTCATGGGCACCACCGTTGTCACCTAAAAATGGcagggaatgattatgagtttataaggaatggtaGTAGACCTTTTGGTGGGAGCTTATACTTGAAGTAGATAATATCgtagcaaagtcatgagaacttatactcaagtggacaatatcatgccAGTGTGAGGTCGGTAATTCTtaatatggtattagagtgATGCCCTCaacttagctatgtcaatagaattcaaaattgtgagcctcgagaGTGGAGTCAAAAGTGAAGTGTCGAaaaaagggtgtactttgttcgagaccTCGATTAAAGGGCGGTTGTTCGAGGGGTCTGTAAGCATTGGGGATGCTTTGTAGAGAGGATTGTTGTTGAGGATTTccgagggagtcccacattgttGGGATGGAGTCacttggctaatttaggaaatgaacatgggtttataaatatggg is part of the Cucurbita pepo subsp. pepo cultivar mu-cu-16 unplaced genomic scaffold, ASM280686v2 Cp4.1_scaffold001146, whole genome shotgun sequence genome and harbors:
- the LOC111786175 gene encoding probable glucan endo-1,3-beta-glucosidase BG4, which gives rise to MDFFRPPSAALLLLFIFSDQALLISGLGAVGVNYGLNGDNLPVPSEVVELYGRCGIDIVRVFEPNHWVLDALKGRRNLVVWLGTRNEDIQGFAADQLAANSWVNAHVVPYYESVNIAYITVGNEVVPDDAAAPFVANAIKNIMQALVIAGVKSDIKVTTVVPMTPLEVSYPPSAGAFSATAIGPLKDITQVLGTSGAPLLLNVYPYFAYASNPQQISLDYALFTSTTPVVVDGNLQYFNLFDAMVDSFYSALEKIGAEGVRIDISETGWPSKGNDPLTSVENAATYNRNFVEHVRSGAGTPRRPNVKYDGVLFEMFNENLKTAGVEQNFGLFYSNMLPVYSFWNC